The proteins below come from a single Amphiura filiformis chromosome 15, Afil_fr2py, whole genome shotgun sequence genomic window:
- the LOC140171512 gene encoding arylsulfatase B-like produces MVYQKNLSSTCWILLLCLLHSGVTNAGSKPKHKKFKPKQRDDSSQKPNIIFILADDLGYADVGFNGKRYGSQIQTPNLDRLARSGVILSNYYVQHLCTPSRSTLMTGRYPIHTGLSHSNIKPTRPMCLPEDEVTLPQKLKEAGYVTHMVGKWHLGIQRKECLPTYRGFDSFVGKYLGAGEYFTHMKKVILDNPLRVLNAYDFHRDTGQNRTVGYKYYGEYSTHVFAQRAKNIVKTYRSKKPLFMYLSFQAPHGPLQVPNKYKLPFANTNMTYDRKTMAAMIYCMDKAIGDIVKELKSAGMYKNTVIIFTSDNGGPRGLPVSNWPFRGYKATFFEGGVRAAGFIHTPLFPKSLRGTVHNGLIHISDWFPTIIQGLSGGNTNGTKPLDGFDMWETIKTGTKSPRTEILYNINTVGVNREGPQFLQKMESALRMGDWKIITGRQDKGHRWQAPPESKHSDIKRTEPHDKRIWLFNITADPYEFHDVSELNPGIVNVMLNRLQEYLDNMTTPIWPHMDASYDPANYGGVWGPWTVSPSSFEETLKAEKRQKPQEAREKKKKKKQLKKARKRNKKLKQQISKNTQRKQQSNKGPGA; encoded by the exons ATGGTCTACCAAAAAAATCTGTCAAGTACTTGTTGGATACTACTTCTTTGCCTTCTCCACAGCGGAGTTACAAACGCTGGTAGCAAACCTAAACACAAAAAGTTCAAACCAAAACAAAGAGACGATTCCTCACAGAAGCCCAACATTATTTTCATACTTGCTGATGATTTGGGGTATGCTGATGTTGGATTCAATGGCAAGCGGTATGGGTCACAGATACAGACGCCCAACCTGGATCGATTGGCGAGAAGCGGTGTTATTTTATCGAATTATTATGTACAGCATCTGTGTACACCTTCAAGAAGTACACTTATGACGGGACGTTATCCA ATCCACACGGGACTTAGTCACAGCAACATTAAACCAACTCGCCCTATGTGTTTGCCAGAAGATGAGGTAACTCTGCCTCAAAAACTAAAAGAAGCTGGCTATGTGACTCATATGGTTGGCAAGTGGCATCTTGGTATCCAGAGAAAAGAATGTCTACCAACATATAGAGGGTTTGATTCATTTGTTG GAAAGTACCTTGGGGCAGGGGAGTACTTCACGCACATGAAAAAAGTTATACTTGACAACCCTCTTCGTGTTCTCAACGCGTATGATTTCCACCGAGACACAGGACAAAACAGAACTGTGGGATACAAGTATTATGGAGAATATTCTACACATGTGTTCGCACAGAGAGCGAAGAATATCGTCAAGACGTACCGGAGTAAAAAG CCTCTCTTTATGTATCTCTCTTTTCAAGCTCCTCATGGACCTCTTCAAGTCCCCAATAAGTACAAGCTTCCATTTGCGAACACCAATATGACCTATGATAGGAAGACGATGGCAGCGATGATATACTGTATGGATAAAGCCATAGGCGATATTGTTAAAGAGCTTAAAAGTGCCGGAATGTATAAAAATACAGTCATCATATTTACATCAG atAATGGTGGACCTCGGGGATTACCTGTAAGCAACTGGCCATTTCGAGGATATAAAGCCACATTCTTTGAAGGCGGTGTGCGTGCTGCTGGATTCATCCATACTCCTTTATTCCCCAAATCTTTGAGAGGAACCGTTCACAATGGTTTAATTCACATAAGTGACTGGTTCCCTACGATTATACAAGGATTGTCTGGGGGAAATACGAATGGAACCAAACCATTAGACGGATTTGATATGTGGGAAACTATTAA AACTGGAACAAAATCTCCCAGGACGGAGATATTGTATAATATCAATACAGTAGGGGTAAACCGCGAAGGTCCTCAATTTCTCCAAAAAATGGAGTCAGCTCTACGGATGGGAGACTGGAAAATCATAACTGGTCGCCAAG ACAAGGGACATCGATGGCAAGCTCCACCGGAATCCAAGCATTCTGACATTAAACGCACCGAGCCGCACGACAAAAGAATTTGGCTTTTCAACATTACCGCCGATCCATATGAATTCCATGACGTCTCTGAACTTAATCCTGGTATAGTTAATGTAATGCTAAATCGATTACAAGAATATCTAGATAACATGACAACTCCTATTTGGCCACATATGGATGCGTCATACGATCCTGCTAATTACGGAGGAGTGTGGGGGCCCTGGACAGTAAGCCCATCATCCTTTGAAGAAACATTGAAAGCGGAGAAGAGGCAAAAGCCACAAGAGGCAcgggagaagaagaaaaagaagaaacagTTAAAGAAGGCTAGAAAAAGAAATAAGAAACTAAAACAGCAGATATCTAAAAATACACAACGTAAGCAACAAAGTAACAAgggaccaggggcgtag